A genomic segment from Juglans regia cultivar Chandler chromosome 14, Walnut 2.0, whole genome shotgun sequence encodes:
- the LOC109015811 gene encoding scarecrow-like protein 22 — MKAMPLTFEEFQGKGVLDFSTTASSDLLPQLHRRHHQRQQPPQKWHTGKENCYVGTEPTSVLDTRRSPSPPTSTSTLSSSLGNGGGGGSSGSTDTTNNTTGVAATAASAAAASENPSHTGLDIGEKCGLGMEDWEGVLSESSPGHEQSILRLIMGDIEDPSVGLNKLLQSGSIGSHQDIEFNAGFGIVDQATGFGFEPISTAGSVANIDPSLPIPSSEFPFCNARLGSVSTPNPNPNPFFSAPASNLLPVSLSSGVFHQQQLQAIEAADEKPQIFNPQFMINQNQAHYGQNPALFMPLTYTQLQEHHLFSPPPAKRLNSGSLGANCQIPKVPFSDSGQELSVRRQQQQQHYSLRQPLAVEAGDAARQKMMHDELASQQQQQLLQQAIVEQLFKAAELIETGNPVLAQGILARLNHQLSPIGKPFQRAAFYFKEALQLLLQMNTGSNSLPLSQPPPISLIYKIGAYKSFSEASPVLQFANFTCNQALLEALEGCDRIHVIDFDIGFGGQWASFMQELALRSGGSPALKITAFTSPSPHDELELGFTQENLKHFASDINIPFEFEIVSLESLNSGSWPVPLRVSETEAIAVNLPIGSFPNYPLSLPLVLRFVKQLSPKIVVSLDRGCDRTDVPFPHHIIHAVQTYMGLLESLDAVNMNLDALQKIERYVLQPGIEKIVTSRHRSPDRTSPWKNIFLSSGFSPLTFSNFTESQAECVVQRTPVRGFYVEKKQSSIVLCWQRKELISVSAWKC; from the coding sequence ATGAAGGCCATGCCCCTAACCTTTGAGGAGTTTCAAGGGAAGGGGGTCTTAGATTTCTCTACCACTGCGTCTTCAGATTTATTGCCTCAGCTtcatcgtcgtcatcatcaACGACAACAACCACCACAAAAGTGGCACACCGGCAAAGAAAATTGCTATGTGGGCACTGAGCCCACCTCAGTTCTTGACACTAGAAGAAGCCCCAGCCCTCCCACTTCAACCTCCACCCTGTCTTCCTCTCTCGGCAACGGGGGCGGCGGCGGCAGCAGCGGCTCCACTGACACCACCAACAACACCACCGGCGTGGCGGCAACGGCAGCGTCGGCAGCAGCAGCCTCCGAGAACCCCTCCCACACCGGCTTAGACATAGGCGAAAAATGTGGGCTGGGGATGGAGGATTGGGAGGGTGTGTTGTCTGAGTCCTCGCCCGGCCACGAGCAGTCAATTCTCAGATTAATTATGGGGGATATTGAAGACCCATCTGTGGGACTCAACAAACTCTTGCAGAGTGGGAGTATTGGCTCCCATCAGGATATTGAATTTAACGCTGGCTTCGGCATCGTAGATCAAGCTACTGGCTTTGGTTTTGAACCCATTTCCACTGCCGGTTCTGTGGCCAACATTGACCCGTCTTTACCTATTCCTTCTTCCGAGTTTCCTTTCTGCAATGCAAGACTTGGTTCGGTTTCAACTCCCAATCCAAATCCGAACCCTTTTTTCTCAGCCCCAGCAAGTAATCTTTTACCGGTTTCGCTGTCTTCGGGCGTGTTCCATCAACAACAGCTGCAAGCAATTGAAGCCGCGGATGAGAAGCCACAGATTTTCAATCCCCAGTTCATGATAAACCAGAATCAAGCTCATTACGGTCAAAACCCGGCTTTGTTTATGCCTTTGACGTATACCCAACTGCAAGAGCATCACCTTTTCTCGCCGCCACCGGCGAAAAGGCTCAATTCTGGGTCTCTTGGGGCAAATTGTCAGATCCCAAAGGTGCCGTTCTCGGATTCTGGGCAAGAGCTATCTGTTCGGCgacaacagcagcagcagcactaTAGCCTGAGACAGCCATTAGCTGTGGAAGCGGGGGACGCAGCGAGGCAGAAGATGATGCACGATGAATTGGCGAgccagcagcagcagcagctccTTCAGCAGGCAATAGTTGAACAGCTATTTAAGGCAGCAGAGCTGATCGAAACCGGCAACCCGGTACTCGCGCAAGGGATATTGGCGCGGCTCAATCACCAGCTCTCTCCAATTGGTAAGCCTTTCCAAAGGGCTGCTTTCTATTTCAAGGAGGCCTTGCAATTGCTCCTCCAAATGAACACCGGTAGTAATTCTTTGCCTTTGTCGCAACCACCACCCATTAGTCTCATTTACAAGATTGGTGCTTACAAGTCGTTCTCCGAGGCCTCCCCTGTGCTTCAGTTTGCCAATTTTACATGTAATCAAGCTCTTCTAGAGGCCTTGGAAGGCTGTGATAGAATTCACGTTATAGACTTTGATATTGGGTTTGGTGGGCAATGGGCTTCTTTTATGCAAGAACTCGCCTTGAGAAGTGGCGGTTCTCCGGCTCTTAAAATCACTGCATTTACATCCCCATCACCACACGATGAACTCGAGCTCGGTTTCACTCAAGAAAATCTGAAACATTTTGCTAGTGATATCAACATTCCATTCGAGTTCGAAATTGTAAGCCTTGAATCGTTGAATTCCGGCTCTTGGCCAGTGCCCCTTCGTGTCTCGGAGACTGAGGCAATTGCGGTTAATCTGCCAATCGGTTCCTTTCCGAATTACCCATTATCCCTTCCTTTGGTTCTCCGCTTCGTCAAGCAGCTCTCGCCCAAAATTGTGGTCTCTTTGGATAGAGGCTGCGACCGAACCGATGTTCCATTCCCCCACCACATTATTCACGCCGTTCAAACTTATATGGGCCTGCTGGAATCACTCGACGCAGTTAATATGAACCTCGACGCCTTGCAGAAGATTGAGAGGTATGTGCTTCAGCCAGGCATTGAGAAAATTGTTACCAGTCGCCACCGTTCTCCTGATAGAACATCTccttggaaaaatatatttttgtcatcTGGTTTCTCCCCATTGACATTCAGCAACTTCACCGAGTCCCAAGCGGAGTGTGTGGTGCAGAGGACTCCGGTTCGGGGATTCTATGTTGAGAAGAAACAGTCTTCGATTGTTCTTTGCTGGCAGCGAAAAGAGCTTATCTCGGTATCAGCTTGGAAGTGCTGA
- the LOC109015794 gene encoding autophagy-related protein 8f-like isoform X2 gives MVSSLSSSTLILHYKSSGRLLLYLFGFSSLCSVLANVPKKKRQYFVRSVNPTRMAKSVFKQEHDLEQRSAEAARIRKKYVDRIPVIVEKAERSDIPYVDKKKYLVPADLTVGQFVYVIRKRIKLSAEKTIFIFVDNVLPPTGTIMSTIYDQKKDEDGFLYVTYSGENTFG, from the exons ATGGtttcatcattatcatcatcaactCTTATCTTGCATTATAAGAGCTCTGGAAGACTGCTGCTTTATCTATTCGGTTTTTCCTCGCTTTGTTCAGTCTTGGC AAAtgtaccaaaaaagaaaagacagtaTTTTGTTCGG TCAGTAAATCCAACAAGAATGGCTAAGAGCGTATTCAAGCAAGAGCATGACTTGG AACAGAGAAGTGCTGAAGCTGCAAGAATTAGGAAGAAATACGTTGATAGAATTCCA GTGATTGTAGAGAAGGCTGAGAGAAGTGATATCCCCTACGTCGACAAGAAAAA ATACCTTGTCCCTGCTGACCTGACAGTGGGCCAATTTGTGTATGTAATTCGGAAGAGAATTAAACTGAGTGCAGAAAAGACAATCTTTATATTTGTGGACAATGTCCTTCCACCAACAG GAACTATAATGTCCACCATTTATGATCAAAAGAAGGATGAAGATGGATTTCTTTATGTTACTTACAGTGGGGAAAACACATTTGGGTAG
- the LOC109015794 gene encoding autophagy-related protein 8f-like isoform X1 — MVSSLSSSTLILHYKSSGRLLLYLFGFSSLCSVLANVPKKKRQYFVRVWFLSQAISVNPTRMAKSVFKQEHDLEQRSAEAARIRKKYVDRIPVIVEKAERSDIPYVDKKKYLVPADLTVGQFVYVIRKRIKLSAEKTIFIFVDNVLPPTGTIMSTIYDQKKDEDGFLYVTYSGENTFG, encoded by the exons ATGGtttcatcattatcatcatcaactCTTATCTTGCATTATAAGAGCTCTGGAAGACTGCTGCTTTATCTATTCGGTTTTTCCTCGCTTTGTTCAGTCTTGGC AAAtgtaccaaaaaagaaaagacagtaTTTTGTTCGGGTGTGGTTCTTAAGTCAAGCAATT TCAGTAAATCCAACAAGAATGGCTAAGAGCGTATTCAAGCAAGAGCATGACTTGG AACAGAGAAGTGCTGAAGCTGCAAGAATTAGGAAGAAATACGTTGATAGAATTCCA GTGATTGTAGAGAAGGCTGAGAGAAGTGATATCCCCTACGTCGACAAGAAAAA ATACCTTGTCCCTGCTGACCTGACAGTGGGCCAATTTGTGTATGTAATTCGGAAGAGAATTAAACTGAGTGCAGAAAAGACAATCTTTATATTTGTGGACAATGTCCTTCCACCAACAG GAACTATAATGTCCACCATTTATGATCAAAAGAAGGATGAAGATGGATTTCTTTATGTTACTTACAGTGGGGAAAACACATTTGGGTAG
- the LOC109015794 gene encoding autophagy-related protein 8f-like isoform X3: MAKSVFKQEHDLEQRSAEAARIRKKYVDRIPVIVEKAERSDIPYVDKKKYLVPADLTVGQFVYVIRKRIKLSAEKTIFIFVDNVLPPTGTIMSTIYDQKKDEDGFLYVTYSGENTFG; this comes from the exons ATGGCTAAGAGCGTATTCAAGCAAGAGCATGACTTGG AACAGAGAAGTGCTGAAGCTGCAAGAATTAGGAAGAAATACGTTGATAGAATTCCA GTGATTGTAGAGAAGGCTGAGAGAAGTGATATCCCCTACGTCGACAAGAAAAA ATACCTTGTCCCTGCTGACCTGACAGTGGGCCAATTTGTGTATGTAATTCGGAAGAGAATTAAACTGAGTGCAGAAAAGACAATCTTTATATTTGTGGACAATGTCCTTCCACCAACAG GAACTATAATGTCCACCATTTATGATCAAAAGAAGGATGAAGATGGATTTCTTTATGTTACTTACAGTGGGGAAAACACATTTGGGTAG
- the LOC109015053 gene encoding uncharacterized protein LOC109015053, whose amino-acid sequence MSLHSCLLLFLLCLSLHACNARHFRAVDNNLEKKIIHFSNENDEKMGFEYEISALSKVKSSPAKQHGEAKRGSIDGNPSNDSTTDDKKRKETITNQKVPRVEGKTPVSVQTESLASVSWRVPHKKPSEKNPGFNLDYSPPKTHPPSHN is encoded by the exons ATGTCACTCCATTCTtgccttcttcttttccttctatgCCTTTCTTTGCACGCATGTAATGCCCGGCATTTTCGTGCAGTTGACAACAATctggaaaagaaaattatccaCTTTTCCAACGAG AATGATGAGAAgatgggttttgaatatgagATTTCAGCTCTATCAAAGGTGAAGTCTTCCCCGGCAAAACAACATGGAGAGGCAAAAAGAGGTAGCATAGATGGAAACCCCTCAAATGACAGTACTACTGATGATAAAAAGCGAAAAGAGACAATTACAAACCAGAAAGTTCCTAGAGTGGAAGGAAAAACTCCAGTTTCTGTTCAAACTGAGTCTCTTGCATCGGTTTCTTGGCGTGTGCCTCACAAGAAACCCAGTGAAAAGAATCCCGGGTTCAACTTGGACTATTCACCACCAAAGACACACCCTCCTTCTCACAACTGA
- the LOC109015766 gene encoding uncharacterized protein LOC109015766: MSNEQKGEEDQQTTGAPVLGWRAMVEERYQKIKENAETYPYVWASYIVVYGGFGLWFTYRWRKLRKTEDRVRVLQERLRKLVEAEESKSSAASVQKTSPSADKPPG; the protein is encoded by the coding sequence ATGTCAAATGAacaaaaaggagaagaagatcaGCAAACCACAGGTGCCCCAGTTCTTGGATGGAGAGCAATGGTAGAAGAACGGTAccagaaaatcaaagaaaacgCAGAAACTTATCCTTACGTGTGGGCTTCATATATTGTTGTGTATGGTGGTTTTGGACTATGGTTTACCTACAGATGGAGGAAGCTTCGCAAGACTGAGGACAGGGTACGGGTCCTACAAGAGAGACTACGCAAGCTCGTTGAAGCTGAGGAGTCCAAAAGCTCTGCCGCATCGGTTCAAAAGACTTCACCATCTGCCGATAAACCCCCCGGATAG
- the LOC109014950 gene encoding spindle and kinetochore-associated protein 1 homolog, which produces MEAKKAGSSLDDLMSSFNTRIAELQELVIARNMYPATSITDLSAVDAALKAMELQLQAIKDRLGDETLAIPKAKSLIDASLQQQKKLQNMSVYVPSSLPERSSITNLETNRCLLPEFSKQDPGFGSLKLEEQPAALPKEKKGRGSPPLWYITTDELDSLSSYMRGRLTQEKVNAAINDMATYAEANVQLIAAPKKKLAENLWEKALELRDIAMAEAVKGKHFFIENDIKGPALKLDNTGKAILTVLRHLGRISETRIGHHRVIILLKPQ; this is translated from the exons atgGAGGCGAAGAAAGCTGGGTCATCGTTGGACGATCTGATGTCGTCGTTCAACACTCGCATAGCCGAGCTTCAGGAGCTCGTTATTGCACGTAACA TGTACCCCGCTACAAGCATCACTGATTTGTCTGCGGTGGATGCTGCATTGAAGGCAATGGAGCTTCAGCTACAAGCTATCAAGGACCGCTTGGGCGACGAAACCCTTGCCATTCCCAAAGCTAaa AGCCTCATCGACGCATCACTTCAACAGCAGAAGAAATTGCAGAATATGTCTGTTTATGTTCCATCATCTTTACCTGAAAGATCGTCAATAACAAACTTGGAAACTAATAGAtg CTTGCTGCCAGAGTTCTCCAAACAAGATCCAGGTTTTGGGTCTTTAAAACTTGAGGAACAGCCTGCAGCACTACCTAAG GAGAAAAAAGGTCGTGGCTCTCCACCATTGTGGTATATAACAACTGATGAACTGGATTCTCTGTCCTC ATACATGAGAGGAAGGCTGACACAGGAGAAGGTCAATGCAGCTATCAATGACATGGCCACTTATGCTGAAGCAAATGTGCAGCTTATTGCAGCTCCAAAGAAGAAG CTGGCAGAAAATCTTTGGGAAAAAGCCCTG GAACTAAGAGATATTGCAATGGCAGAAGCTGTTAAGGGAAAAcacttttttatagaaaatgacataaaaggACCAGCACTGAAACTTGACAATACTGGAAAAGCGATACTGACT